A part of Terriglobus roseus genomic DNA contains:
- a CDS encoding efflux RND transporter permease subunit: MSALIRILLRMRALVLIVLACMLVAGTFGAMQLDVEAYPDPSPPLVEIITQNPAWSAEEMEQQVTAPVETALYGVQHLDGIRSISIFGLSDVKLYFTFTSDYFHDKQEVLDRLQLLQLPNGLQPQLSPWSPIGEIYRYQLTGPYTLYDLTATQDWLVTREMKQVPGIIDVTTFGGDVKQYQIEADPQKLLAHGVTLPQVTAAVQNSNANAGGNYISLGEQSVNVRAVGQLHTVDDIKQVVVASNRGVPVLVGDVADVKIGSQQRMGKIGRNHDPDAVEGIVLLNKNEESIPALEALKVKIHDLNHGLLPPGMHIDTISDRTNLIDRTEHTVKHVIITGLVLVTLILLFMLGDVRTTIIAAATIPFAVLFAFSMMAMTGHSANLISIGAIDFGILVDASIVVLENIHRKLSRRLPEDDLATLIIEGVQEASRPVLFSTVIILVAFIPLFTMEGVPGKIFAPMSVTYGFALIGALLFGLVFAPVLAMVLAPKGPPPARPEEDDAHAGEGTWLSNFFRHHYNRIFSLTLRRSKFVWGVAIIALIISGFIFVYGVGGEFMPPLEEGNLWVRATLPQDVSFDVASTTVDSLREDFQRFPEVKQVVSQLGRPNDGTDVTTFNNLEFLVDLKDESTWPADVHGSKEKLIEQMQHALSKYPGVVFGFSQQIQDNVEEAMSGVKGENSLKIFGDDLDQLSKQAVAVQNVMEKVQGVQDVGIFKVDGQPSLVIRVDRAKAARYNIAPADVNAAVQAAVGGSAVTQLIEGDRRFDITVRYPKSYRDNPDSVGKILLPAGDGSSVPLSEVADIGVRQGSFQIFREAGRRYIPIKFSVRGRDLAATITDLQAQLKQKIQLPNGYTYAWAGEFDSLKKEQKRLSVIIPISLLAILILLYTQFNTWLDAVIVLATLPFAAIGGILALLITHTSFSISAAVGFTSLTGVATLGAVVFLSGIRRAQKRHGARHGLREGCLDEMRPVLMACMSAGLGLLPAAISNGIGAQAQQPLARVVVGGMITTVFSILCLTPLMARRLPKNFEEETV, encoded by the coding sequence ATGTCTGCTCTCATTCGCATTCTTCTGCGCATGCGCGCGCTGGTTCTGATTGTGCTGGCATGCATGCTGGTCGCAGGAACCTTTGGCGCCATGCAGCTTGACGTCGAGGCGTATCCCGACCCCTCGCCACCGCTGGTTGAAATCATCACGCAGAATCCTGCCTGGTCCGCCGAGGAGATGGAACAGCAGGTTACGGCGCCCGTCGAAACTGCGCTGTACGGCGTGCAGCATCTCGATGGAATCCGCTCTATCTCCATCTTTGGCCTCTCCGATGTGAAGCTGTACTTCACCTTTACGAGTGACTATTTTCACGACAAGCAGGAAGTGCTGGATCGTCTGCAACTGTTGCAGCTTCCCAATGGCTTGCAGCCGCAGCTTTCGCCATGGTCACCCATCGGCGAAATTTATCGTTATCAGCTAACCGGCCCGTACACGTTGTACGACCTCACAGCCACGCAGGACTGGCTCGTGACGCGTGAGATGAAGCAGGTTCCCGGCATCATCGACGTCACCACCTTCGGCGGCGATGTCAAGCAGTACCAGATTGAAGCCGACCCTCAGAAGCTACTGGCACACGGTGTAACGTTGCCCCAGGTTACGGCTGCGGTGCAGAACTCCAACGCCAACGCGGGTGGCAACTACATCTCACTTGGCGAACAGAGTGTCAATGTACGCGCTGTCGGCCAGTTGCATACGGTGGACGACATCAAACAGGTCGTCGTCGCCAGCAATCGCGGCGTACCTGTTCTTGTTGGCGATGTTGCGGATGTGAAGATCGGTTCGCAACAGCGCATGGGCAAGATCGGTCGCAACCATGATCCTGATGCGGTGGAAGGCATCGTTCTGCTCAACAAGAACGAAGAGTCAATCCCCGCTCTGGAAGCTCTTAAGGTTAAGATTCACGATCTGAATCATGGCCTGCTGCCACCGGGCATGCACATCGACACCATTAGCGATCGAACCAATCTGATCGATCGCACCGAACACACGGTGAAGCATGTCATCATTACGGGCCTCGTGCTCGTGACTTTGATCCTGCTTTTCATGCTCGGCGATGTACGCACGACTATCATCGCTGCGGCAACGATTCCCTTCGCCGTGTTGTTTGCGTTTTCGATGATGGCCATGACAGGCCATTCCGCAAACCTGATCTCCATCGGCGCGATTGACTTCGGCATCCTTGTCGACGCTTCGATCGTGGTGCTGGAAAACATCCATCGCAAACTGTCGCGGCGATTGCCGGAAGACGATCTTGCCACCCTCATTATTGAGGGTGTGCAGGAGGCATCACGTCCTGTTCTCTTCTCCACTGTCATCATCCTGGTGGCATTCATTCCGCTGTTCACCATGGAAGGTGTACCGGGCAAGATCTTCGCGCCCATGTCGGTCACGTACGGCTTTGCATTGATCGGAGCGCTACTCTTCGGTCTGGTCTTTGCACCGGTGCTTGCAATGGTGCTGGCTCCGAAGGGACCACCGCCAGCACGTCCGGAAGAAGACGATGCACATGCTGGTGAAGGTACATGGCTGTCGAACTTCTTCCGTCATCACTACAACCGCATCTTCTCGCTCACCCTGCGTCGCTCCAAGTTTGTGTGGGGAGTCGCGATCATTGCACTCATCATCTCGGGCTTCATCTTTGTCTACGGAGTTGGTGGCGAATTTATGCCTCCTCTCGAAGAAGGCAACCTGTGGGTGCGTGCAACGTTGCCGCAGGATGTCTCCTTTGATGTGGCTTCCACCACAGTCGACAGTCTTCGCGAAGACTTCCAGCGTTTCCCTGAAGTGAAGCAGGTAGTCTCGCAACTTGGCCGTCCGAACGACGGAACAGACGTCACCACCTTCAACAACCTGGAATTCCTCGTTGATCTAAAGGACGAAAGCACCTGGCCTGCAGATGTCCATGGCAGCAAGGAGAAGTTGATTGAGCAGATGCAACACGCGCTCAGCAAATATCCCGGTGTCGTGTTCGGCTTCTCTCAGCAGATTCAGGACAACGTGGAAGAAGCCATGTCCGGCGTGAAGGGCGAGAACTCACTGAAGATCTTCGGTGACGATCTCGACCAACTCTCGAAGCAGGCTGTCGCCGTACAGAACGTGATGGAGAAGGTGCAGGGTGTACAGGACGTTGGCATCTTCAAGGTCGATGGCCAGCCGTCGTTGGTCATTCGCGTTGATCGTGCTAAGGCCGCACGCTACAACATTGCTCCTGCAGATGTGAACGCTGCGGTGCAGGCTGCCGTGGGCGGGTCGGCTGTCACGCAATTGATCGAAGGTGACCGTCGCTTCGATATCACCGTTCGTTATCCCAAGAGCTATCGCGATAATCCTGACTCGGTAGGCAAGATTCTTCTTCCCGCCGGCGATGGATCTTCCGTGCCGCTCAGCGAGGTCGCAGACATTGGCGTGCGCCAAGGCAGCTTCCAAATCTTCCGTGAAGCGGGCCGTCGCTACATTCCCATCAAGTTCAGCGTTCGCGGACGCGATCTTGCTGCGACAATCACCGATCTGCAAGCGCAGTTGAAACAAAAGATTCAGCTTCCCAATGGCTATACCTACGCATGGGCTGGTGAATTCGACTCGTTGAAGAAGGAGCAGAAACGACTGTCAGTGATCATTCCGATCAGCCTGCTGGCGATTCTGATCCTTTTGTATACGCAGTTCAACACGTGGCTGGATGCGGTGATCGTGCTGGCGACCCTTCCCTTCGCAGCCATTGGCGGCATTCTGGCATTGCTCATCACACACACATCGTTTTCCATCTCGGCAGCGGTAGGGTTTACATCGCTGACAGGTGTGGCAACGTTGGGTGCTGTGGTGTTCCTGTCCGGCATCCGTCGGGCACAGAAACGTCATGGTGCACGTCATGGCCTCCGTGAAGGTTGTCTTGATGAAATGCGGCCGGTTCTGATGGCATGTATGTCGGCTGGCCTCGGTCTTCTGCCTGCTGCTATCAGCAACGGTATCGGAGCACAGGCACAACAGCCACTGGCTCGTGTGGTGGTGGGTGGCATGATCACCACTGTCTTCTCCATCCTGTGCCTTACCCCACTGATGGCTCGAAGGCTTCCAAAGAACTTCGAAGAAGAAACCGTTTAA
- a CDS encoding PadR family transcriptional regulator, translating to MGQQDVVQGTLEMLILKTLALEPTHGYGVATRIEQVSQGVFRVNPGSLLPALARMEQAGSVKSEWRNSENNRRAKYYKLTARGRKALAAEEETWNRQVSAIARIMTNAKATSEA from the coding sequence ATGGGGCAGCAAGACGTAGTTCAGGGCACTCTGGAGATGCTTATCCTGAAAACCCTCGCCCTGGAACCGACACACGGTTATGGCGTTGCCACTCGTATTGAGCAAGTCAGTCAGGGAGTTTTCCGCGTCAATCCTGGTTCGTTGCTGCCTGCATTGGCACGTATGGAGCAAGCCGGAAGCGTGAAGAGCGAATGGCGCAATAGCGAGAACAACCGTCGCGCAAAGTACTACAAGCTCACCGCTCGTGGACGCAAGGCGCTCGCAGCAGAAGAAGAGACATGGAACCGCCAGGTCTCTGCGATCGCTCGCATTATGACCAACGCCAAGGCCACATCTGAAGCCTGA
- a CDS encoding ABC transporter permease, with protein sequence MPMLSNLIRGLKSLLRSDNVERDLDDELQGFLDESIADKQRRGHSPQQAEHLARVEMGSTNTVKHHIRSVGWETHMENLLQDLRYAIRTLLRSPGFTAVAILSLALGIGANTAIFTLLRQVVMQQLPVRNPQELFAFGIGQSGGILGGVDMGTADLFTYDFARHLQKDPGPFQGIAAYSSFAPMVNVRIPGLASAVQAPGKLVTGNFFQVLQAAPLLGRTIESYDATAPGSNAVAVISYHFWMQSLSANTDAVGKSITVNGLPFTIVGVMPEPFHDLKQGARQNDFWFPVTMASTIMMQPDILHPDHFFLDMVARRNPQNALSADQQWLDRQIRTEVRTASGTNIPPAREQEIEHLTVRLTPADKGLSYLRSRYRDSLLILAVIVGVVLLIACANLANFLLARAIARQREVTTRLALGSSRGRILGQSILEALLLSLTGGALGLGVAFLATRALIAFVMHGVPASILSAHPEASVLAFTFAISVIAGLLFGLAPALQFARSSNATTLAPGARTSASSDGNSARFWPKALITVQVVLALLLLVVAGLFIRTLRNLQSQDLGFERTHLLVAQIQPDIAGYTPERLPALNQRLLETIAAVPGVRSVALADGPPISTSSWRSSFHPSGYTPAPREEVGATLRRVTGQYFETTGNEIIGGRSINPTDTATSMKVAVINQALADKYYPHGNAIGQTLQIDLDTPGAWRIVGIARNSRSLDLRSAPEPLVYLPLFQLTGTEGKGTLNSIAPTVLVRTAGEPSDMTHSLRNAIVSVDPNLPLLQVHTIQEHLGDFTSTETLISRLTLAFAVLAVLLAAIGLYGVMSFNVTRRTNEIGIRMALGASNSGVQWMVLRESLLLLLGGLLLGLPLTLITARLLRSQLYQMSPFDPIVFAAATLGIAAVTIVSAWLPSRRAAAIDPMVALRYE encoded by the coding sequence ATGCCGATGCTTAGCAACCTGATCCGTGGACTAAAGAGCCTGCTGCGTTCTGACAACGTGGAACGCGACCTTGACGACGAACTACAGGGCTTCCTCGATGAGTCCATTGCTGACAAACAACGACGTGGACATTCGCCACAACAGGCTGAACACCTGGCACGCGTGGAAATGGGCAGTACCAACACCGTGAAACACCACATACGTTCCGTGGGATGGGAGACACACATGGAGAACCTGCTGCAAGATCTTCGCTACGCCATCCGCACGCTGCTTCGCAGTCCGGGATTTACCGCAGTCGCCATCCTCTCACTGGCACTCGGCATTGGGGCCAACACCGCCATCTTCACACTGCTACGTCAGGTAGTGATGCAACAGTTGCCTGTACGCAATCCCCAGGAGCTATTTGCCTTCGGCATAGGCCAATCCGGTGGAATCCTTGGCGGCGTGGATATGGGAACGGCCGACCTGTTCACCTATGACTTCGCCAGGCACCTGCAAAAAGACCCCGGCCCATTCCAAGGCATAGCAGCCTACAGCAGCTTTGCGCCAATGGTGAATGTTCGTATCCCCGGCCTCGCCAGTGCTGTTCAGGCTCCCGGCAAGCTGGTTACTGGCAACTTCTTCCAGGTGCTGCAAGCAGCGCCACTGCTGGGCCGCACGATTGAGAGCTATGACGCCACCGCTCCCGGTAGCAACGCTGTAGCCGTCATAAGCTACCACTTCTGGATGCAATCTCTGTCCGCTAACACTGATGCGGTTGGTAAGAGCATCACGGTGAACGGGCTTCCCTTCACCATTGTCGGTGTCATGCCGGAGCCATTCCATGATCTGAAGCAAGGTGCCCGGCAAAATGACTTTTGGTTTCCCGTTACGATGGCAAGCACGATCATGATGCAGCCTGACATACTGCATCCGGACCACTTCTTTCTGGACATGGTGGCTCGACGGAATCCGCAGAATGCTCTTAGCGCAGACCAGCAGTGGCTTGACCGTCAGATTCGTACGGAGGTGCGCACAGCAAGTGGCACAAACATTCCTCCGGCCCGCGAACAGGAGATCGAACACCTTACCGTACGCCTGACACCAGCAGACAAAGGCCTCTCGTACCTTCGTAGCCGATATCGCGATTCCCTGCTGATTCTCGCGGTCATCGTCGGGGTAGTGCTTCTGATTGCATGCGCCAACCTTGCCAACTTCTTGTTGGCACGTGCGATTGCTCGCCAACGCGAAGTCACCACACGACTGGCGCTGGGTTCCAGTCGTGGCCGTATCCTCGGCCAGAGCATTCTGGAAGCTCTGCTGCTATCGCTTACGGGCGGTGCACTAGGCCTCGGCGTAGCTTTTCTTGCGACACGCGCGTTGATTGCGTTTGTGATGCACGGAGTCCCTGCCAGCATCCTTAGCGCACATCCTGAGGCTTCGGTGCTTGCCTTCACCTTTGCCATATCTGTCATTGCAGGACTTCTTTTCGGATTGGCTCCGGCATTGCAATTCGCACGCTCATCCAACGCGACAACACTCGCACCCGGCGCACGAACATCTGCCAGCTCCGACGGCAATTCGGCGCGCTTCTGGCCGAAGGCGTTGATCACTGTGCAGGTCGTTCTGGCGCTTCTACTGTTGGTCGTCGCGGGCCTGTTCATACGCACGCTACGAAATCTGCAAAGCCAGGACCTGGGCTTTGAACGCACTCACTTACTCGTCGCTCAGATACAACCGGATATCGCAGGCTACACACCCGAACGTCTGCCCGCACTTAATCAACGGCTGTTGGAAACCATTGCTGCAGTCCCGGGCGTGCGATCCGTTGCACTCGCCGATGGTCCGCCCATTAGTACTTCCTCCTGGCGCTCCAGCTTCCATCCCTCTGGCTACACACCGGCACCACGTGAGGAGGTGGGCGCTACGCTGCGGCGCGTTACTGGTCAATACTTTGAAACAACTGGCAACGAGATCATTGGCGGTCGCAGCATTAATCCCACCGATACCGCCACCAGTATGAAAGTTGCAGTGATCAATCAAGCACTTGCCGATAAGTACTATCCGCATGGCAACGCCATAGGGCAGACGCTGCAGATTGATCTGGACACGCCCGGTGCATGGCGCATTGTGGGTATCGCTCGCAACTCACGCTCGCTCGATCTGCGTTCCGCTCCAGAGCCTTTGGTCTATCTTCCGCTCTTTCAACTCACCGGCACTGAAGGCAAAGGAACGCTGAACTCGATAGCGCCTACCGTGCTGGTCCGTACCGCTGGCGAACCGTCAGACATGACACATTCATTGCGTAATGCGATTGTCTCCGTGGATCCCAATCTTCCGTTGCTGCAGGTGCACACCATTCAAGAACATCTGGGTGATTTCACCAGCACTGAGACCTTGATTTCAAGGCTGACATTGGCCTTCGCTGTACTCGCGGTTCTTCTTGCAGCCATTGGTCTGTACGGCGTAATGAGTTTCAACGTGACACGGCGCACCAACGAGATCGGCATTCGCATGGCATTAGGCGCCAGCAACTCAGGAGTTCAATGGATGGTGCTTCGTGAATCTCTGCTTCTGCTGCTGGGAGGCCTGCTCTTGGGACTCCCACTCACGCTGATCACTGCACGCCTTCTGCGATCGCAGCTATACCAGATGAGTCCGTTCGATCCCATCGTATTTGCCGCGGCCACCCTTGGCATTGCTGCAGTCACCATCGTGTCGGCGTGGTTGCCTTCACGACGCGCTGCCGCCATCGACCCGATGGTAGCTCTGCGTTACGAATAA
- a CDS encoding FG-GAP repeat domain-containing protein, translating to MRWPAPTSLAAIVSVAALLGASRPADIAFRVQMIDPGYGETVTVADVNRDGKLDIVSGESWYEAPGWTKHPLRSINYANGYIDNFADLAMDVDGDGWTDIIQFSYFAHNIVWLKNPGKAGGEWKASEIDNSGPTEFAFLVDLDNDGRANELLPEFDRPNAPAAWFEHRDGKWIKHVVAPQSYGHGIGVGDMNGDGRNDILTPKGWLEAPMDVRAEGFWKFHPMDWGWKYIPPSGTPADEVKPSAAAQRAGAQFGYMYLLDINGDGRKDMVTGMAHDYGLAWYEQTADGHFVQHVIDSSWSQAHASQLVDMNGDGQPDLVIGKRYFAHNGGDPGEREPVGIYWYEWRKVSPATAQNGGVEWVRHIVDYGGRMGGGVQTVAVDIDGDGDIDLISANKSGLFLAENLTKSSTKNTRR from the coding sequence ATGCGCTGGCCAGCTCCCACTTCCCTTGCTGCGATCGTCTCCGTCGCAGCCCTTCTTGGTGCAAGCCGCCCAGCGGATATCGCCTTTCGCGTGCAGATGATCGACCCTGGCTACGGTGAGACGGTGACCGTTGCAGACGTGAACCGCGACGGCAAGCTGGACATCGTTTCGGGAGAAAGCTGGTATGAAGCGCCCGGATGGACGAAACATCCCCTACGCTCCATCAACTATGCCAACGGATACATCGACAACTTTGCTGACCTTGCAATGGATGTCGACGGTGATGGCTGGACCGACATCATTCAGTTCAGCTATTTCGCGCACAATATCGTTTGGCTGAAGAACCCTGGCAAGGCGGGTGGCGAATGGAAAGCAAGCGAGATCGATAATAGCGGTCCTACAGAGTTCGCCTTTCTTGTTGACCTTGATAACGACGGAAGAGCTAACGAACTACTACCGGAATTCGATCGCCCCAATGCCCCGGCAGCATGGTTTGAGCACCGTGATGGGAAGTGGATCAAGCATGTTGTTGCGCCGCAGAGCTATGGCCACGGCATCGGTGTTGGCGATATGAATGGTGATGGCCGCAACGACATCCTCACTCCTAAGGGTTGGCTGGAAGCGCCAATGGATGTCCGAGCTGAGGGCTTTTGGAAGTTTCACCCCATGGACTGGGGATGGAAGTACATCCCCCCTTCGGGCACACCTGCGGATGAAGTGAAACCTTCAGCTGCCGCGCAGCGTGCCGGAGCACAGTTTGGCTACATGTACCTATTGGACATCAATGGCGATGGCCGCAAGGACATGGTGACCGGTATGGCACACGACTACGGCTTGGCATGGTACGAGCAGACCGCAGATGGCCATTTCGTTCAACATGTGATCGATAGTTCATGGTCCCAGGCGCACGCATCACAGTTGGTCGACATGAACGGCGACGGACAGCCGGACCTTGTAATCGGCAAGCGATACTTTGCGCACAACGGAGGCGATCCTGGTGAGCGCGAACCGGTAGGAATCTACTGGTATGAATGGCGGAAGGTATCACCTGCAACCGCGCAGAACGGCGGGGTGGAGTGGGTTCGCCACATCGTTGATTACGGAGGGCGGATGGGCGGCGGAGTTCAAACAGTAGCCGTGGACATCGACGGCGACGGCGACATCGACCTGATCAGCGCAAACAAATCGGGATTGTTTTTGGCAGAAAATCTCACCAAGTCGTCAACGAAAAACACACGCCGTTAG
- a CDS encoding serine/threonine-protein kinase yields MEGLGPRQYGPYVVLEQIGSGGMGAVYRARDRRLERDVAIKVLHRNLEMAGARERFLREARAVSSLNHPNISTIFDIGEQDGDPYLVMELLHGESIKDRLHDGVPVSEEELISIATQAAQALAAAHAKGIVHRDIKPANLFLVDGPHGEPQLKVLDFGLAKVEHDRILLGPSGLTRTGATVGTVEYMSPEQARGEDLDPRSDLFSLGAVLYELATGDVPFRGATSAVVFSELLGSDPIPPRKVNTELSPGMDSIIRHLLQKKRENRIPSANALLEELRRLKEPSGSWPRSNSKPVSTSSHARAASSARLSRDPITVSDPTARSVRGHAPSGSRASALHTASRTSALRDAVREPALTSTSLSEHEAVDGGVRWWIPATAVAVILAAVGVFLFLRQRGSAVGGQGVVSTGLQVTRFDNNTGDNVLQDVPAIAMQILLREMPSLHVTGYAPALNSNDVDGLDIARRSGADAYLTGNISRDGNSYHIHAEILRTSDSGNLATEDVDASSAVEIPNALSRLAVALRTHLGESPDQAAANTVPLASEATNSLNALSLYAKGMAYLRAGQITNAIDELNRALADDPGFVPARLALVEALRESGAEVERLHAAATLKAAATKGSPCQQNRITYETADTPNATTEAAQAWSNLCSLQPEAQVAMVRSLLAAGRTAEAESTGATAVELDPAGRIAVSVATEAMIAQAHYESAQKEQGRAAGLNAASPGLALLAAYLRGDRAAETQWAATAAASNTFNDSWYYLSYLGDRGRLAEAHSFGAAAVTRLSGQPEIASSALLLRARLDAMEAMAGHCHNEPVAVANAGDGAKFYAGLAQAWCKHSTDNALADPTQQTLIRAALLWSTGDAQGALNLLQEDKTSSQSTVATLLRGESHLKLGQQVLAIGDFRAALTRRGEALLTGTLVYPVAQAGLATAYRTMGDDPNASRAEDDLKSLWQDADPSEPLLRGSN; encoded by the coding sequence ATGGAGGGTCTCGGCCCACGACAGTACGGGCCCTACGTCGTACTTGAACAGATTGGCTCTGGTGGCATGGGAGCGGTGTATCGTGCTCGGGATCGTCGACTGGAGCGCGACGTTGCCATCAAGGTGTTGCATCGCAACCTGGAAATGGCTGGTGCACGCGAGCGCTTTCTGCGCGAGGCCCGCGCCGTTTCCTCGCTGAATCATCCGAACATTTCCACCATCTTCGACATTGGCGAGCAGGATGGCGATCCGTACTTGGTGATGGAACTGCTGCATGGTGAGTCGATCAAGGATCGATTGCACGATGGCGTGCCTGTGTCAGAGGAGGAACTGATCTCAATTGCTACGCAAGCAGCGCAAGCTTTGGCTGCGGCGCATGCGAAGGGAATTGTGCACCGTGACATTAAGCCGGCGAACCTTTTCCTGGTGGATGGCCCTCATGGCGAGCCGCAGCTCAAGGTATTGGACTTCGGCCTGGCGAAGGTGGAGCACGATCGGATTCTGCTTGGACCTTCGGGGCTGACGCGTACTGGTGCAACCGTAGGCACAGTGGAATACATGTCGCCCGAGCAGGCACGCGGAGAAGATTTAGATCCTCGTTCCGATTTGTTCTCGCTGGGCGCAGTCTTGTATGAATTGGCGACCGGTGACGTTCCGTTTCGCGGTGCAACCAGCGCTGTTGTGTTTTCGGAGCTGCTAGGGTCCGATCCGATCCCACCCCGTAAGGTCAATACGGAATTGTCGCCGGGGATGGACTCCATCATTCGGCACCTTCTGCAAAAGAAGCGCGAGAATCGTATTCCTTCTGCAAACGCGTTACTTGAGGAACTGCGAAGGTTGAAGGAACCTTCAGGTTCTTGGCCGCGCAGCAATTCGAAGCCGGTATCAACTTCCTCGCATGCCCGCGCCGCTTCTTCTGCCCGACTATCTCGTGATCCCATAACGGTGTCTGATCCGACTGCAAGGAGCGTACGTGGACATGCGCCGTCGGGCAGCAGAGCATCCGCTTTACATACCGCGTCGAGGACTTCTGCATTAAGAGATGCGGTACGTGAGCCAGCTCTTACTTCCACTTCTTTGTCTGAGCATGAGGCCGTGGACGGAGGCGTACGCTGGTGGATTCCGGCCACGGCAGTAGCAGTCATTTTGGCAGCAGTGGGTGTTTTTCTGTTCCTGCGTCAGCGCGGGAGTGCGGTTGGTGGGCAAGGTGTGGTCAGCACGGGATTGCAGGTGACGCGGTTTGATAACAACACCGGCGATAACGTTCTGCAGGATGTTCCTGCGATTGCCATGCAGATTCTGTTGCGCGAAATGCCTTCGCTACATGTGACGGGATATGCGCCTGCGCTGAATTCGAATGATGTTGACGGACTGGATATCGCACGGCGAAGTGGTGCAGATGCGTATCTGACCGGCAATATCTCGCGCGATGGCAACAGTTATCACATCCACGCGGAGATACTGCGGACATCAGACAGCGGGAATCTGGCGACAGAAGACGTAGATGCCTCGTCCGCAGTGGAGATTCCAAACGCACTGAGCCGCCTTGCTGTAGCGCTGCGAACGCATCTTGGAGAAAGCCCGGATCAAGCGGCCGCGAATACTGTGCCGTTGGCCAGCGAGGCTACGAATTCACTCAATGCGTTAAGCCTGTACGCAAAAGGGATGGCCTATCTGCGGGCTGGTCAGATAACGAATGCGATTGACGAGTTGAATCGCGCCCTTGCAGATGATCCGGGTTTTGTACCTGCGCGACTCGCACTTGTGGAAGCCTTGCGCGAATCAGGCGCGGAGGTAGAGCGCCTTCATGCAGCGGCTACGTTGAAAGCCGCCGCAACCAAGGGGAGTCCCTGCCAGCAAAATCGCATCACTTACGAAACAGCAGACACACCGAATGCGACAACGGAAGCCGCACAAGCCTGGAGCAATCTGTGCAGCCTGCAACCAGAAGCTCAAGTGGCGATGGTGCGTTCACTCCTTGCAGCTGGGCGTACTGCGGAAGCTGAAAGCACGGGGGCGACTGCCGTTGAACTCGATCCTGCTGGACGCATCGCCGTATCAGTAGCGACAGAGGCAATGATCGCGCAAGCGCACTATGAATCGGCTCAGAAAGAACAAGGAAGGGCTGCAGGCTTAAACGCGGCTTCGCCAGGGCTGGCATTACTCGCCGCGTATCTACGGGGCGACCGTGCGGCGGAAACGCAATGGGCTGCAACCGCCGCGGCATCCAATACGTTTAACGACAGTTGGTATTACCTGAGTTACCTGGGAGATCGTGGCCGCCTTGCTGAGGCGCACAGCTTTGGTGCTGCCGCGGTTACACGACTGAGTGGGCAGCCGGAGATTGCCTCGTCCGCATTGCTCTTGCGTGCACGATTAGACGCCATGGAAGCAATGGCTGGGCACTGCCACAACGAACCGGTTGCTGTGGCAAATGCAGGTGACGGCGCGAAATTCTATGCGGGTCTTGCACAGGCATGGTGCAAGCACTCCACCGACAATGCTCTTGCTGATCCAACACAACAGACATTGATCCGCGCCGCGCTGCTGTGGAGTACGGGCGACGCGCAGGGAGCATTAAACCTATTGCAGGAAGACAAGACGAGTTCACAATCCACCGTGGCTACGCTGCTTCGTGGCGAGTCGCATCTGAAGCTTGGTCAGCAAGTTCTCGCTATCGGGGATTTCAGAGCTGCGCTTACACGGCGCGGCGAGGCACTGCTCACAGGGACACTCGTGTATCCCGTGGCACAGGCAGGGTTGGCGACTGCTTATCGCACGATGGGCGACGATCCGAACGCGAGTCGCGCTGAAGATGATTTGAAAAGCCTCTGGCAGGACGCCGACCCATCAGAGCCGCTGCTTCGTGGATCAAACTAA
- a CDS encoding HAD family hydrolase, which translates to MNAFNPSAFCPSPSPQVLMIDADDTLWENNIYFERAIEQFIRIVDHAELNDAEVRSAFDALEASRVHSHGYGTKAFHHSLLASYEHLTGSICTNEIATQLAGCAESIRSADLTLLDGVQETLPRLFERHTVILVTKGDHEEQHGKLLRSGLADHFHHVEVLHEKHTAAYETLLQRYDCDPAHSWMIGNSPRSDTNPALAAGMHAVYLPHPSTWVLEREPIGSPKAGRRLLHLANFRELLHHFG; encoded by the coding sequence ATGAACGCTTTCAATCCTTCAGCTTTCTGTCCCTCGCCCTCGCCGCAGGTCCTCATGATCGATGCGGACGACACACTGTGGGAGAACAATATCTACTTTGAACGCGCCATCGAACAGTTCATACGCATCGTTGATCACGCAGAGCTGAACGATGCAGAAGTACGTTCGGCTTTCGATGCACTGGAAGCCTCTCGCGTGCACTCGCACGGTTATGGCACCAAAGCCTTCCATCACTCGTTGCTTGCCAGCTACGAACATCTCACCGGCTCGATATGCACCAACGAGATTGCAACTCAGCTTGCAGGCTGCGCGGAGAGTATTCGTTCAGCAGATCTCACTCTGCTGGATGGCGTACAGGAGACGCTTCCCCGTCTCTTTGAGAGGCACACCGTGATTCTGGTCACCAAAGGCGACCATGAAGAACAGCACGGCAAGCTATTGCGTTCTGGACTTGCCGATCACTTCCACCATGTAGAAGTACTGCATGAAAAACACACCGCAGCATACGAAACACTGTTGCAACGCTACGACTGCGACCCCGCCCATTCCTGGATGATTGGCAACAGTCCGCGCAGCGATACCAACCCCGCACTCGCTGCCGGAATGCACGCTGTATACCTTCCGCATCCCAGCACTTGGGTTCTGGAACGCGAACCCATTGGAAGCCCAAAGGCCGGCCGACGACTGTTGCATCTGGCAAACTTTCGAGAGCTTTTGCACCATTTTGGGTGA